Proteins encoded by one window of Rutidosis leptorrhynchoides isolate AG116_Rl617_1_P2 chromosome 7, CSIRO_AGI_Rlap_v1, whole genome shotgun sequence:
- the LOC139859701 gene encoding syntaxin-124-like → MNDLFSNSFKQYLDLKKQAYIDDIEGGGGVVKETINLDKFFHDVENVKDDMMAVEKLYNKLHESNEESKMVQNANKMKQLRSKMESDFAQLLKIVKVIKGKLEALDRSNAEQRKIPGCGPGSSADRTRTSVVSGLGKKLKVMMDDFQGLRSQINDEYKETIGRRYFTITGEKANDELIDDLISSGNSEDFLQKAIQNQGRGQIMDTISEIQERHDAIIEIEKSLIELHQIFLDMAVLVEAQGQQLNDIESHVAHASSFVRLGTEQIVEAKELQKSSRKCTCIAISIILVIILSLILKVSF, encoded by the exons ATGAACGATTTATTTTCTAATTCCTTTAAGCAATATCTAGATTTAAAAAAACAAGCATATATTGATGACATCGAGGGTGGTGGTGGTGTCGTAAAAGAAACAATTAATCTCGACAAGTTCTTCCACGACGTCGAGAATGTGAAGGATGACATGATGGCCGTCGAAAAGCTCTACAATAAGCTACATGAGTCGAACGAAGAGAGTAAGATGGTCCAAAATGCCAATAAAATGAAGCAACTTAGATCTAAAATGGAATCCGATTTTGCACAATTGTTGAAGATTGTTAAAGTCATCAAGGGCAAGCTAGAAGCTCTTGATAGGTCCAACGCCGAACAACGAAAGATCCCAGGGTGTGGGCCCGGCTCATCAGCTGACCGGACCCGCACCTCTGTGGTTAGTGGTTTGGGTAAGAAGTTAAAGGTCATGATGGATGACTTTCAAGGGTTGCGGTCTCAAATAAATGATGAGTACAAGGAGACTATTGGGAGAAGATATTTTACCATAACGGGTGAGAAAGCTAACGATGAATTAATTGACGATTTAATATCAAGTGGCAATAGTGAAGATTTTCTTCAAAAAGCAATCCAAAATCAAGGCCGAGGACAAATTATGGACACAATATCTGAAATTCAAGAAAGACATGATGCAATTATCGAAATAGAGAAGAGCCTAATTGAGCTACATCAAATCTTCTTAGATATGGCAGTACTAGTAGAGGCCCAAGGACAACAACTAAACGACATTGAAAGTCATGTGGCCCATGCAAGTTCATTCGTACGACTTGGAACCGAGCAAATAGTTGAAGCCAAAGAGTTGCAAAAGAGCTCAAGAAAATGTACTTGCATCGCAATCAGCATCATCCTT gttatcattttatcattaatattaaaagtatcattttaa